The sequence GATCAGCTTGATGCCGCGGGCCTGAATGCTCGAACGCGCCTCGGCGGTGAGGCGTTCGTCCGTGATGAGGGTGTGGATGTCGCCCCAGGGCAACTCCAGATTGGGTATACGCCGACCGATCTTGTCGGATTCGGCAAGCACGATGACTTCGCGGGCCACCTCTGCCATGACTCTCGAAAGACCGAGCAATTCATTGAAAGTGGTCGTGCCACGCTGCAGATCGATCCCGTCGGCACCGATGAACAGCTGATCGAAATCGTAGGAGCGCAGCACCTGCTCGGCCACCTGCCCCTGGAAAGACTCGGAGTGGGGGTCCCAGGTACCGCCGGTCATCAGTAACGTGGGCTCGTGTTCAAGCTCGCGCAACGCGTTGACCACGCCCAGCGAATTGGTCATGACCAGCAGGCCATGCTTATGCCCCAATGCTGGAATCATTGCCGCGGTGGTGGTCCCGCTGTCGATGATGATACGGGCATGCTCGCGGATGCAGCCGACGGCAGCCCGCGCAATGGCCTGTTTCCATGGCGAAACGGGCTGGGCGGTGTCGCCGATCAGCTCCTGCGGCAAGGGCACCGCGCCGCCGTAGCGACGCAGCAGCAGACCGTTCTTTTCCAGCGCCGCGAGGTCCTTGCGAATCGTGACCTCGGACGTTTCGAACCGCCTGGACAACTCATCGACGCTGACCTCGCCCTGATCGCTCAGCAGGGCAAGGATCGCATGGCGTCGCTGCGGTGTATTGCGTTTCGACATGTATAAGTTTCGATTCGAAAGAAAATTTGGCGAATCAAAACCTAAATGACGAACGCCGTCAACTGCCGCTGCGGTCAGACGCGGAAATACCCCATCAAATTCTGTTGATGATTAGCCAACTGATTCAAGGCCTGGCTGACCCGCGCCGATTCGTCCGCCTGGCCCGAGAGCGATTCGGTCACGTCACGGATACCGGCCACGTTGCGGTTTATTTCTTCGGCGACCGCGCTCTGCTCCTCCGCTGCGCTGGCGATCTGCAGGTTCATGTCGGAAATGACCGCCACCGCATCACCGATCTTGCGCAGGGCTGCAACGGCATTGCCTACCTGATCGACGCTGCCCTGAGCCTGGCTGTGGCTGCTCTGCATCGCCGTAACCACGTCACGGGTTCCGTTCTGCAACCGCTCGATGACCTGGCGGATCTCTTCGATGGACTCCTGAGTACGCCGCGCCAGGCTGCGTACTTCATCGGCAACCACAGCGAAACCACGCCCGGCCTCGCCCGCCCGCGCCGCTTCGATAGCCGCATTGAGCGCCAACAGATTGGTTTGCTCGGCAATCGCTCGAATCACCTCGAGCACCGTACCGATCTGGTCGCTGCTGGCGGCCAGGCTTTGCACTTGTGTCATGGCATGGTTGAGTTCACCGGCGAGGCTGCCGATGCTTTGCGTGGTGTGATCGATCACACTCAGTCCGTCATGAGTCGCCTGGTCTGCGTCGCGTGCCGCCTCAGCCGCTTGCGCGGCGTTGCGTGCGACATCCTGCGCAGTGGCGCTCATTTCCTGCGACGCAGTGGCGACCTGATCGACCTCGCGGAATTGTTGCTGCATGCCGGCACTGGTCTGGCTGGCGATGGCGGAGGACTGATCGGCGCTGCTGCGCGCGTCCTGAACCGAGCGCTGCACGTCGGCGATGGTCGGTTGCAACTTGTCGAGGAAGCGGTTGAACCACCCTGCCAGTGCGCCCAGCTCGTCGTCGCGAGCATACGTCAGGCGGCGAGTCAGATCGCCTTCGCCACTGGCGATGTCCTTGAGCATTTCGGCGACACCCTCGATCGGGCGCGTCACGCCGCGGGCAGTCAACCACATCAATACCAGGCCCAGCAGGACCGCACCGAGCCCGATGGCCAAGGCAATCACCATGTCCTGCCGGCTCTGGGACTGAAGCGTCCGCTCGAGGCTCAGCGCCGGACCGAGCAGCACCTGTCGCGGCACCTCCAGCAGGATCGCCCAGGGCTTGAGTTCAGGGATAGGTTGTACCGGCTGTAGCACACGAAGCGTTTTGCCGTCCTCGAGCATCGCCTTCTGGCCTGCATCGACCGCACGGGCGATCGTCTCGCTTTCAACGCCAAACGCGTCGTTCAGCGGTTTGCCAAGCAGACCCGGGTCTCGGCTGTGCCCGCCGAGGAGCTTGGCAGGACTGATCACGCTCAGTTGGCCTTCGCCCTGGTACAACTCCTGGTGCGCCTGCTCGCTGAGTGCCTGCAATGAGGCGAGGCTGATATCCACGCCGACGACACCGATGACCTTACCGTTCTCGATCAGCGGAAAGGCCACGCTGGTCATCAGCAGAGGTCGGCCCTCGACCTCATCGAAGTACGGGTCCAGCAAACAGACCTGGGCGCTGTCGCGCGGGCAGCCGTACCAGGCGTTATAGGGCGCGCCGCTGATGCCAGGCGTGGTGTCGGCGAGCATCTGTTCATCGATGGTTTCGGACGCGAGCTGGCCAGGCGTTCGCTGGGACCAGTACAGCGCGAAACGGCCGCTGTCGTTGCCGCCCATCTCCTGGTTGCCGATGAACATGCCATCCTTGTCGTCCAGCGCGTCGGTTTCGAATACCGCATAGAGACCGATCAGATCCGGATTGGCTTGCAGCGCCCGCTTGAGCTGGTGATGCAGGTCCTCTCGCAGCTCGAAAGCGTTCGACATCCGCTCGATGGCCTGCTCGCGCAGCGACAATACCTGGCGGGCCAGGCCCAGGCCATACTGATAGGCATCGTTGAACTGGCGTTCCATGCGCAGTGCCTGAGCCAGGCCACGTGCCTGCAGGTTATTGCGCGCGGACTCTTCGAGCATGCTGCTGCTCGAGGCATTGACCAGGGCGACTGCCTGGCGCGATTGATAGAGCGAAGCACCGACCAGCAGGCCGACGATGAGCAGCAGGCAGAGGCCAGCCAGCAGGGTGAGTTTCCACTGGATGGACAGGCGAGTAAGGGTGGGCATAATCGCGTCCTATTTTGTTATGCCCAGTTAGATCGGCCGGATGTACGATCTCTTGAGTAGCGAACGGAGAAACCGATGGCTTACTTGCGAGACTTCTGCGGACGCTCCCAGCCCTCGATCAGCGCTTGCCGTGCCCGCCCCAGCGCCAGCGTGCCGGCAGGTACATCGGCGGTGATCACCGACCCTGCCCCCGTGGTCGCACCGTCGCCAAGGGTCACCGGAGCGACCAGCGAGCTGTTGGAGCCGATGAACACGTCCTCGCCCAACACCGTGCGGGATTTGTTCGCACCGTCGTAGTTACAGGTGATGGTGCCTGCCCCGATGTTGGTTCGCGGCCCGATCTCCGCATCGCCCAGATAGGCCAGATGGCCCGCCTTGGCGCCTTCGCCCAAGTGGGTGTTTTTCACCTCGACGAAATTGCCGACGTGGGCCTTCGCGCCCAGGACGGCGCCAGGACGCAAGCGCGCAAAGGGTCCGCAATCGGCCCCCTCGCCCAGCTCGGCGCCCTCCAGGTGACTGTTGGCCTTCACCACCGCGCCACGACGCAGCGTGCTGTTGCGGATCACACAGTTGGGGCCGATCTCGACATCGTCCTCGATCACCACCCGGCCTTCGAGAATCACGTTCACATCGATCAGCACATCGCGACCGACCGTCAGCTCACCGCGCAGGTCGAAACGAGCCGGGTCGCGCAGCGTCACGCCTTGGGCCATCAGACGGCGCGCCGCACGCTGCTGGTAATGCCGCTCCAGCTCGGCCAGTTGGATACGGTCGTTGGCGCCTTGTACTTCCATGGCGTGCAGCGGCTGCTCGGTGGCGACCACCAGACCATCGGCGACCGCCATGGCGATCACGTCGGTCAGGTAATACTCGCCCTGCGCGTTGCTGTTGGACAGACGTCCCAGCCAATCGCCAAGCCGCGCGCCCGGCACGGCCAGGATGCCAGTATTGCCTTCCGTTATCCGCTTCTGCTCCGGCGTAGCATCCTTGTGTTCCACGATCGCCTGGACCACGCCCTGGCCATCGCGCACGATGCGGCCGTAGCCGGTTGGATCGTCCAGCTTCACCGTGAGCAATGCCAATAGCTGCGGTCCGACTTTCTCCAGCAAGCGCTCGAGCGTGGCAGCCTCGATCAACGGTACGTCGCCATACAGGATCAGCACGCGCTCAGCCGTGAGCGCCGGGAGCGCCTGGGCCACCGCATGGCCGGTTCCCAGCTGCTCGGCTTGCACGACGAAATTGAGATCATCGGCCGCCAATTGCTCGCGAACCTGCTCGGCACCATGGCCAATCACCACATGAATGGCTTCAGGCTTCAGGCTACGAGCCGTCGCGATGACGTGGCCCAGCATGGACTGTCCGGCGACCGGGTGAAGCACCTTGGGCAGAGCGGAACGCATGCGCGTGCCCTGGCCAGCAGCAAGAATGACGATATCGAGAGACATGGCAGATCCTGAACAATCGTGACCCGAAGGCACACGCGAAAGGTTTCGAAACGGAAAAGAAAAAGGGTAGCCAAGGCTACCCTTTTACTCGTGCGCGATGAAGCCGTGTGTGGCTCAACCGCGACCGTACTTCTTGCGCATCGCCTCGATGGTCCGCAGCTGAGCAGCCGCCTCGGCCAGACGAGCGGCAGCGGAACCGTAGTCGAACTCCGCACCTTTTTCGTGCAGGGCTTTCTCGGCCGCCGTCACGGCAGCTTGCGCTGCCGCTTCGTCCAGGTCCTTGGCGCGCGTAGCGGTATCGGCAAGCACCTTCACCATGTTCGGCTGGACTTCGATGAAGCCGCCGGAAATGTAGAAGATTTCCTCGCTGCCGCCCTGCTTGATCACCCGCACCGGACCGGGCTTGAGATCAGTCAGCAGCGGGGCGTGGCCCGGCAGAATACCCAGGTCACCCAGGTGACCATGAGCGACAACCATCTCCACCAGCCCCGAGAACAGCTCTTCTTCCGCACTGACGATGTCACAGTGGACTGTCATAGCCATACTTATGCCTCGGTAATCAGCCCGACCCACGACAAGCGCCGCCGATCGAGCTTATTGGCGCCCGCAAGCGGGCGCGCCAGTTACAGTTTCTTGGCTTTCTCGATGGCCTCGTCGATGCCACCCACCATGTAGAACGCCTGCTCCGGCAGGTGATCGTAATCACCATTGAGAATGCCGGCGAAGCCACGGATGGTTTCTTTCAGCGAGACGTACTTGCCTGGCGAACCGGTGAAGACTTCGGCCACGAAGAACGGCTGGGACAGGAAGCGCTGGATCTTACGAGCACGGGATACCAGCTGCTTGTCGGCTTCGGACAGTTCGTCCATGCCCAGGATCGCGATGATGTCCTTCAGTTCCTTGTAACGCTGCAGCACGTACTGGACGCCACGAGCGGTGTCGTAGTGCTCCTGGCCGATCACGTTTGCATCCAGCTGGCGCGAAGTGGAGTCGAGTGGGTCGACCGCCGGGTAGATACCCAGCGAAGCGATGTCACGCGACAGCACCACGGTAGCGTCCAGGTGGGCGAAGGTGGTCGCCGGGGACGGGTCGGTCAAGTCATCCGCAGGGACGTAAACGGCCTGAACGGATGTGATCGAACCGCTCTTGGTGGAGGTGATGCGCTCTTGCAGAACGCCCATTTCCTCGGCCAGCGTCGGCTGATAACCCACCGCGGACGGCATACGACCCAGCAGCGCGGACACTTCGGTACCGGCCAGGGTGTAACGGTAGATGTTGTCGACGAACAGCAGAACGTCCTTGCCTTCGTCACGGAACTTCTCGGCCATGGTCAGGCCGGTCAGTGCTACGCGCAGACGGTTTCCTGGTGGCTCGTTCATCTGGCCGTAGACCAGTGCAACCTTGTCCAGAACGTTGGAGTCCTTCATCTCGTGATAGAAGTCGTTACCTTCACGAGTCCGCTCACCCACACCGGCGAACACGGAGTAACCGCTGTGCTCCATCGCGATGTTACGGATCAGTTCCATCATGTTTACGGTCTTGCCGACACCGGCGCCACCGAACAGACCGACCTTACCGCCCTTGGCGAACGGGCAGACCAGATCGATTACCTTGATGCCGGTTTCCAGCAGCTCGTTGCCGCCAGCCTGCTCGGCATAGCTCGGCGCCGCGCGGTGAATGCCCCAGCGCTCTTCTTCGCCGATGGGACCGGCTTCGTCGATCGGGTTGCCCAGCACGTCCATGATCCGGCCCAGCGTGGCAGTGCCTACCGGTACGGAGATGGCGGCGCCGGTGTTGCTGACGTCCAGACCGCGCTTGAGGCCTTCGGTCGAACCCATGGCAATGGTACGG is a genomic window of Stutzerimonas stutzeri containing:
- the glmU gene encoding bifunctional UDP-N-acetylglucosamine diphosphorylase/glucosamine-1-phosphate N-acetyltransferase GlmU; translation: MSLDIVILAAGQGTRMRSALPKVLHPVAGQSMLGHVIATARSLKPEAIHVVIGHGAEQVREQLAADDLNFVVQAEQLGTGHAVAQALPALTAERVLILYGDVPLIEAATLERLLEKVGPQLLALLTVKLDDPTGYGRIVRDGQGVVQAIVEHKDATPEQKRITEGNTGILAVPGARLGDWLGRLSNSNAQGEYYLTDVIAMAVADGLVVATEQPLHAMEVQGANDRIQLAELERHYQQRAARRLMAQGVTLRDPARFDLRGELTVGRDVLIDVNVILEGRVVIEDDVEIGPNCVIRNSTLRRGAVVKANSHLEGAELGEGADCGPFARLRPGAVLGAKAHVGNFVEVKNTHLGEGAKAGHLAYLGDAEIGPRTNIGAGTITCNYDGANKSRTVLGEDVFIGSNSSLVAPVTLGDGATTGAGSVITADVPAGTLALGRARQALIEGWERPQKSRK
- a CDS encoding F0F1 ATP synthase subunit epsilon, with protein sequence MAMTVHCDIVSAEEELFSGLVEMVVAHGHLGDLGILPGHAPLLTDLKPGPVRVIKQGGSEEIFYISGGFIEVQPNMVKVLADTATRAKDLDEAAAQAAVTAAEKALHEKGAEFDYGSAAARLAEAAAQLRTIEAMRKKYGRG
- a CDS encoding DeoR/GlpR family DNA-binding transcription regulator, whose translation is MSKRNTPQRRHAILALLSDQGEVSVDELSRRFETSEVTIRKDLAALEKNGLLLRRYGGAVPLPQELIGDTAQPVSPWKQAIARAAVGCIREHARIIIDSGTTTAAMIPALGHKHGLLVMTNSLGVVNALRELEHEPTLLMTGGTWDPHSESFQGQVAEQVLRSYDFDQLFIGADGIDLQRGTTTFNELLGLSRVMAEVAREVIVLAESDKIGRRIPNLELPWGDIHTLITDERLTAEARSSIQARGIKLICAATETSQET
- a CDS encoding methyl-accepting chemotaxis protein, whose translation is MPTLTRLSIQWKLTLLAGLCLLLIVGLLVGASLYQSRQAVALVNASSSSMLEESARNNLQARGLAQALRMERQFNDAYQYGLGLARQVLSLREQAIERMSNAFELREDLHHQLKRALQANPDLIGLYAVFETDALDDKDGMFIGNQEMGGNDSGRFALYWSQRTPGQLASETIDEQMLADTTPGISGAPYNAWYGCPRDSAQVCLLDPYFDEVEGRPLLMTSVAFPLIENGKVIGVVGVDISLASLQALSEQAHQELYQGEGQLSVISPAKLLGGHSRDPGLLGKPLNDAFGVESETIARAVDAGQKAMLEDGKTLRVLQPVQPIPELKPWAILLEVPRQVLLGPALSLERTLQSQSRQDMVIALAIGLGAVLLGLVLMWLTARGVTRPIEGVAEMLKDIASGEGDLTRRLTYARDDELGALAGWFNRFLDKLQPTIADVQRSVQDARSSADQSSAIASQTSAGMQQQFREVDQVATASQEMSATAQDVARNAAQAAEAARDADQATHDGLSVIDHTTQSIGSLAGELNHAMTQVQSLAASSDQIGTVLEVIRAIAEQTNLLALNAAIEAARAGEAGRGFAVVADEVRSLARRTQESIEEIRQVIERLQNGTRDVVTAMQSSHSQAQGSVDQVGNAVAALRKIGDAVAVISDMNLQIASAAEEQSAVAEEINRNVAGIRDVTESLSGQADESARVSQALNQLANHQQNLMGYFRV
- the atpD gene encoding F0F1 ATP synthase subunit beta — its product is MSSGRIVQIIGAVIDVEFPRDLVPNIYDALKVTGAETTLEVQQQLGDGIVRTIAMGSTEGLKRGLDVSNTGAAISVPVGTATLGRIMDVLGNPIDEAGPIGEEERWGIHRAAPSYAEQAGGNELLETGIKVIDLVCPFAKGGKVGLFGGAGVGKTVNMMELIRNIAMEHSGYSVFAGVGERTREGNDFYHEMKDSNVLDKVALVYGQMNEPPGNRLRVALTGLTMAEKFRDEGKDVLLFVDNIYRYTLAGTEVSALLGRMPSAVGYQPTLAEEMGVLQERITSTKSGSITSVQAVYVPADDLTDPSPATTFAHLDATVVLSRDIASLGIYPAVDPLDSTSRQLDANVIGQEHYDTARGVQYVLQRYKELKDIIAILGMDELSEADKQLVSRARKIQRFLSQPFFVAEVFTGSPGKYVSLKETIRGFAGILNGDYDHLPEQAFYMVGGIDEAIEKAKKL